The DNA window TAATTGGCTTTCGTCTTCCAGCCATAATTCAACCACATGCGGTTCATTGGCAGGATGCATGGTCAGGTGAATACCCTGCGTCGCCATATAATCAATGAAGGCCTGAGCCAGTCTTGGGTTAGATATTGAGGTTACATGGATCATTGCGTGTTTTATCTGCCTTAAATTGGGGTTAATGGCACAGGAGCTTGTTATGCAGAAGGACTATACCGCAGTTAAAGACACCGTACTTAAAGACGCCATAGTAAATAGCAAAAGATTAGAATTTATTCAGAATGAACAGCATGAGGATAATCTTTTTTCCACACTTCAAAGCCGCCGTTAACGCTGTATACGGTTTCGAAACCAATATTGATTAGGTATTGTGCAGCTCCCTGACTGCTGTGCCCGTGATAGCACATCACCATGACTGGTTGGTCAAAATCGGCTTCTTGCAGGAATTTATTGATAGTTTCATTCGTTAAATGAAATGCACCTGTTACATGACCAGCACGGAAACTTTGCGGATCACGAACATCCACCATCAGAGCGCTTTTATCGAGCCAGTTTTGGTAGGCCTGTTCAGAGCTTATTGTTTGAAAATGATCCATAAATACTCAATGTTATTTCTTAAATTTTCATTTTAAGGTGTCAGTTTCTTAATAATCTTATTCCCTTGCTGTCGCGATGCATCTTGAAATCCATAGGGTATATAACTCTACAGCCTTCCCAATTTTGGCATTGGAAAGGCATGACCAAGCGAGCAGAAGTACTAAGAACAGAAAATGAAATTAGTGTATTAATAGTAAGAGTGTTCGCCATGCTGATGTTCAGTCAGGTCTTTGACGCCCTTCAATTCAGGGAACATCTGTAACAACTGTTTTTCAATCCCTTCTTTCAGGGTGACATCGACCATAGAACAACCGTTGCAACCACCACCAAATTGCAGGATGGCATAACCATCATCGGTGATTTCCATCAGGCTGACACGGCCACCATGACCTGCGAGTTGAGGATTGATCTGTGATTGCAGGAGATATTCAACGCGCTCAATCAGTGGCGCATCGTCTGCCACTTTACGCATTTTGGCGTTTGGTGCTTTCAGGGTCAGTTGGGAGCCAAGCTGGTCAGTCACAAAATCAATGACAGCCTCTTCCAGAAAAGGAGCACTGACTTCATCAACATAGGCAGAAAGCTTGTCAAATTTCAATTCGGTATCAGTGGCTTCAACAGCATCAGGTGGGCAATAGGAAACACCGCATTCAGCAGTCGGCGTTCCTGGATTAATGACAAAAACGCGGATTTGTGTACCGGGTTCTTGATTTGCCAGTAGTTTGGCAAAGTGCGCTTGCGCTGCTTCAGTAATATTAATCATATCATTTGCTCAATAGTTGACTGTTCTAGTTGGTTATAATACGCCCATTTATGAGGGAACTACAAGGTTCGGCATATTGCCCAGGCTTGCACGGAGCGGGCACCCGCACGAATTAACAACTGTGTGGTTTCGTGCAGAGTTGTGCCTGTGGTGATCACATCATCGAAGATGGCGACATGTTGATCAGTAAAATTGCCGTGCAATTGAAAGGCATGCTTAAGATTGGTTTTCCTTTGGGCGGCAGATAAGCCCCGTTGTGTGAGTGTAGCACGTGTGCGTTGTAAAAGATTGGGTTGATATTGGCATTGCAACCAGCGTGCCAAAGGTTTGATGATAAGTTCAACCTGGTCAAACCCTCGTCGCCAGCGCTTCTGGTGGTGCAGGGGAATGCCAATTATATAATTCGGTTTGCTCCAGCGGCCTTCACGATAACCTTGCAACCAATGCAAAAGAAACAGACGAGCCAATACTGTCGCTATTTGTGGTGCACCATGATATTTGTAGCGGCGGATAAGCTGGTTCAACGGTGGAACATAATCAGTAACAGCGATAAGCCGTTGCCACGGCGGTGGGTTTTTTAGACAGCGGCCACAGGGGAAATCACTGGATTCGGCAGGCAACGCGCAACGCGGGCAAACATGTTCTAATCGTTTTAGTTTCTGGTTGCAGATATGGCAGATTCCATGATGGGCAAAATACAAATTTTGATGGCATAGCCAACAGTATCCAACCATTGTTAGCATAGTTTTCTTCCTTGATGAGAAATCCCTGATGACAAATAAGGTGAGAATAACAATGGGTAAGTTATTTTGGCAGACTTTAGGTGAAGTTCCTCGTGATATTGTGATGCTGCATGGATGGGGACTGAATGCTGAAGTTTGGCGTTCAGTGGAAACACGACTGGCTTCGCATTTTCGTTTACATTTAGTGGACTTGCCGGGATATGGACGCAGTCAGCAGTATCCGGCTATGACACTGAAAGAGATGGCAGAGACAGTGTGGCAACAGGCACCAGAAAATGCCCTGTGGCTTGGATGGTCGTTGGGAGGATTGGTTGCTAGTCAGATTGTGTTAGACCATCCTGAACAAGTGGCGGGATTAATCACAGTGGCATCTTCCCCAAAATTCAGTGAAGACGGGGATTGGCCGGGAATCAAACCAACTGTTCTGAGCGCTTTCAAACACCAACTGAGCGAAGATTTCCAGAAGACTGTTGAGCGTTTTCTGGCACTGCAAACGTTGGGAACGGATAGCGCCCGTCAGGATGCTCGTTTACTGAAATCGGTGGTATTGAACCAACCGATGCCGGCCGTGGAAGTGCTCAATGCAGGGCTGGAAATTCTGCGTACGGAGGATTTGAGGGCTGAACTGGCACAGCTTCAATTACCTTTCTTGCGCATCTATGGCTATCTTGATGGTTTAGTACCACGCAAGATTGCTGCAATACTTGACCGTCAGTGGTCACATACACACTCTGTCACTATGCGCAATGCGGCTCATGCACCATTTATTTCTCATCCTGATGAATTTGTGGATGTATTGATGGATTTTGTGGATGGTGAAATTGCTTATTGATAATTGCTCAAAATAGCAATTACTCATAATTACATATAAAAACAATTACCCATAACAGCAATGTTATGGGTATAAATATTACGGGGAATTGATTATTTATCTGACAGGATAAATTTCAGTTACAATTTCCGGCGTATTGACGATAGTATCGAGTATAGGGCAATTACTTTCTACAAACTGAATAAAATCGCGAATTTCCTGATCAGTATTATCTGCCTTTATATAGTATTTTGACGTGATTTTGGAAAAACCGATTTTGGCGTTTTTATTTTTACCTGTGAAACCGTCGGTATCTAATTCACCTTCCATTTTTATCTGAATATCAATTAAATTGATTTTATGTTTGCCGGCAAAACTTTTCGCTACAATACACTGACAGGCTCCGAAAGCTGAAAGAAGCGCTTCCACAGGGTTCATGGCTTCATCTGTTCCACCCAGATTTTTGGGTTCATCCACATGAAAGGTAAAACCCCGTGATGAACACTTCATTTTAAGGTGACCAGCAGACTCTATTGTTGCAGCAAATAACTCTTTAGGCATATTAGTATCCTCAGGTTATTAATAATAATGATAGAACTGCATATGGAATAATAAGAGAACGGTTTTTATTTTTCAATTTATCGCAATGGTTAAGTGAATGACCATGCTGTCGTTAAAGGATTAGGCGTTGGTCGAATGTAAAATCTAATTCTTTAACTGATTCAATGGACTTGGAAAATTTAGGGTGATTTGGGTTGATAATGGCGTTGTTTTCGTAAGGAACAATACAAGAAGGAATTATCAGGGCAACATTTTCTGCCGCATTTAGCCAGTCACTACCTATATCCATGGTTGAAACAGGTGCGGGGTCACGCCTCCAGTCATCAGGGAGATAGCTGTGATCCAGGTAATCCACATTTTTATCTGCTAACTCAATAGAAAATAGCTGGTATTCTTCAAGAAGGCTTTCTTTTGAGGTGTGGACATACAGTTCTAGTGTAGCAAGGGCGATAGAACTGGACACATAGACAGCATAGTGTCCCTTATGATTCCAGCGCCCACCAAATCTTTTGGCGCCATACCCCGTCCATGCTTCATTGGCATGAATGGATTTTACTAATCGGTAAAAAATCATGCAATAACACCATGTTCCAGTCGGCCAATGAGGTCCATCACTTCAAGAGCACCACTTTCTGTTGAGATAAGGGAAATTGGTGCAATATTACCTAGCCCTTTAACAGGCTCCTTGAGCCAATGATAGGCCGCTTCTTTATCACCATTGAAGAAATTGATGGCGGCATCAAACACGCGAACCAAGCGAGCTATGCGTTCGCTTTCATCGGGTGAAAATGGGCGACTAGAACTTTTACGACGTGCAACATTACGTTCACTGATACCAGCAATGCGAAGAATGTCGGTTTTAGATATCTCTGAGTCTCGATGAAGATTATCCAGCACATCAAGTGGTAATCCAGCTTGTAAGGTTTCGATCAGATCACTTCCCCGGTTTGCTGGTAGCCCTACAGAGCGCCAGAGAGCTTTCTTACTGATCGTATCATTTGGTACATAGATTCTCATAAATCACTCCCCAAAAATGACAAATGTCATAGTGAATATATGACATTTGTCTGTTTTAGGCAAGCTGCTTAAGTATTCCTAAAGGGGGGGAATATGAGATATTGCTTAATCTTTTATCGCCAATTGATACGCCTTAATATCGCATTTTTGTGTTTCCGGGCATTGCTTACAGCCACCACTCAGACAGGAGGAAATATCCACTTCCTCCAATTTACCCATTGTCACCAGTTGCTTGAGCATGGCCTCCACTATGGACTGTGGTGCTGAAAGTTGGTGGCTCAACGATCTTGCATCGGTACGTCCATTAAGGGCAACGGTATCTCGGATTTGCAACAGGCTAATCATAATAGCTCCTAGTGACAGCTACCGCCGGAACATTCGCAGCTCCGGTCTTTGGTGCTATGGTTTTTGGTACTATTAAATGCAATTGTGACTTTGCTGCGTGCGCGGCGTAAGCCGATAAGGACGAATATATTAAACAGAATGACAGCCAAAATAGTGAGCAAGCTGCTTTGCGGATGTGCAGAAAACGTCGCGACCTGATAGAACAGCGCAGCCAGAGAATAGGCGACGTTTAATCCCCATAAAATGGAAAAAGTCATCCAGCCTCGGCTGGTCTCACGGGCGATAGCTCCCATTACAGAAACGCAGGGAACGTATAACAGAACAAAGATCAGGTAACTATAGGCTGCGATAGTTGAACCAAATTTAACGCTCATTACTCCCATAGAACTGCTGTCCATATCGCCATCGCCTTTGCTGGCTTCAATCGGGTTAGACAAGGCGCTGAGAGTCAATGCTCCTTTTAGGCTATCCCATGTCTCTGTCACTGAACCTTTCAGCTCATCCAGTAAATTAAATTCATCCGGATTAAATGGCTGTTTAGTGATATTTTCAGCGGTATAGAGCGTATTCAGTGTACCGACAACGACCTCTTTTGCCATTGCTCCTGTTATCAGGCCGACGGTTGCCTGCCAGTT is part of the Xenorhabdus cabanillasii genome and encodes:
- the glpE gene encoding thiosulfate sulfurtransferase GlpE, encoding MDHFQTISSEQAYQNWLDKSALMVDVRDPQSFRAGHVTGAFHLTNETINKFLQEADFDQPVMVMCYHGHSSQGAAQYLINIGFETVYSVNGGFEVWKKDYPHAVHSE
- the nfuA gene encoding Fe-S biogenesis protein NfuA — translated: MINITEAAQAHFAKLLANQEPGTQIRVFVINPGTPTAECGVSYCPPDAVEATDTELKFDKLSAYVDEVSAPFLEEAVIDFVTDQLGSQLTLKAPNAKMRKVADDAPLIERVEYLLQSQINPQLAGHGGRVSLMEITDDGYAILQFGGGCNGCSMVDVTLKEGIEKQLLQMFPELKGVKDLTEHQHGEHSYY
- the gntX gene encoding DNA utilization protein GntX encodes the protein MLTMVGYCWLCHQNLYFAHHGICHICNQKLKRLEHVCPRCALPAESSDFPCGRCLKNPPPWQRLIAVTDYVPPLNQLIRRYKYHGAPQIATVLARLFLLHWLQGYREGRWSKPNYIIGIPLHHQKRWRRGFDQVELIIKPLARWLQCQYQPNLLQRTRATLTQRGLSAAQRKTNLKHAFQLHGNFTDQHVAIFDDVITTGTTLHETTQLLIRAGARSVQAWAICRTL
- the bioH gene encoding pimeloyl-ACP methyl ester esterase BioH, giving the protein MGKLFWQTLGEVPRDIVMLHGWGLNAEVWRSVETRLASHFRLHLVDLPGYGRSQQYPAMTLKEMAETVWQQAPENALWLGWSLGGLVASQIVLDHPEQVAGLITVASSPKFSEDGDWPGIKPTVLSAFKHQLSEDFQKTVERFLALQTLGTDSARQDARLLKSVVLNQPMPAVEVLNAGLEILRTEDLRAELAQLQLPFLRIYGYLDGLVPRKIAAILDRQWSHTHSVTMRNAAHAPFISHPDEFVDVLMDFVDGEIAY
- a CDS encoding OsmC family protein, which codes for MPKELFAATIESAGHLKMKCSSRGFTFHVDEPKNLGGTDEAMNPVEALLSAFGACQCIVAKSFAGKHKINLIDIQIKMEGELDTDGFTGKNKNAKIGFSKITSKYYIKADNTDQEIRDFIQFVESNCPILDTIVNTPEIVTEIYPVR
- a CDS encoding RES family NAD+ phosphorylase produces the protein MIFYRLVKSIHANEAWTGYGAKRFGGRWNHKGHYAVYVSSSIALATLELYVHTSKESLLEEYQLFSIELADKNVDYLDHSYLPDDWRRDPAPVSTMDIGSDWLNAAENVALIIPSCIVPYENNAIINPNHPKFSKSIESVKELDFTFDQRLIL
- the parS gene encoding type II RES/Xre toxin-antitoxin system antitoxin, with amino-acid sequence MRIYVPNDTISKKALWRSVGLPANRGSDLIETLQAGLPLDVLDNLHRDSEISKTDILRIAGISERNVARRKSSSRPFSPDESERIARLVRVFDAAINFFNGDKEAAYHWLKEPVKGLGNIAPISLISTESGALEVMDLIGRLEHGVIA
- a CDS encoding FeoC-like transcriptional regulator — its product is MISLLQIRDTVALNGRTDARSLSHQLSAPQSIVEAMLKQLVTMGKLEEVDISSCLSGGCKQCPETQKCDIKAYQLAIKD